The genomic stretch tgaggcattaaaaagtaaaataaggaGGTGGTCTTTTAGTTAGTTCTTTCTACAGATTAACATGAAAAATTAACATTTCAGTACCATGTATCATACACATCCAAAAACTGAAACTTTTATCAGTGTGAATAAGATACTAATACCGAACCTTGTTTGCAGAGGGTGACGTCGGAAGTTCCAAGTCCAATGAGAAACCTTTTGGGAAAACCCCATTCTCTATATCTCTCATGGCTGCCTTTATTATCGGTAAGCACACAGTCACAGCATCCTTGAAGTCACTTTCTTGACTTACATCCTTCTGCCTGcaatatttttttctatcaaATCCAATCACTCAGAGTGGGAgcgtaaaattaaaaaatcttgCAAGAATAAGAACAAACCAGTTAAGCGATATTGAGATGGCCGGCACGCCATAAACCAGGGCTTCCCTAGCTCCAGCAACAACGCTCGAATAATACCTAGATTAACATATTTCCCTTATACTACAGTTCTTAAAAATATCAATGCAACACATAAAAGGCACCAACTTACATGTGGTGTCCAAAGCTCGAACCCTTGCTGATACCACTTACAACCTACACGAAAGAAACAAGACGACATTTTTAATAGACAAGCAACACCTAAAATAACTTACGGAGTTAAGGCAGGATGAATACCAAAAGAGGCTTTGTCCATGAAAACAGTGCACCGGATAACGCTAGCGATACACAATCCACCGGAGTTCCTGAAAGTGGCATACAGCACAACGGTTGCTTCAATACTACACACCCCCATAAAATTCAACCTTAAACAACATTCGAACCAAAGCCGTACCAGAAATTTCATATGCCGTGGCTCCCTTAACCTGCACGGAAGCTACCTCAATAGTCTCCTTGAGCGACACTGAATGCCCTGATGTCGATTTATCCCTACATTTGCCCTCTTATGAAAATCAGCAATAACTCCAAAAAAATCAACGTAGCATAAAAAGGATTGATTTTCCTAGGCCCCAACTCGTCACAGCAAAGATCAAACAAACATATTCAGCATTTCACCCCAAATCACAATGGAAAGCGCAAAGATACATTCAATCAAATGACAATATTCACAAAAAACATTAGAAAAAGACCCTTCTACAAAGCcaatactaaaataaaaacCAATTTCCTAAACCAATTCAGCTCAAAACCATAATCATAAGCATTTAACAGATCTATAGAAAAAGGGGTACATACAAATTGACGGCGCACTGAGACATAAAATgcatcaaaatattaaataaccACGCAAAATCAATATATTACaataaaattgaatatgaaAAAAACGGgggaaaggaaaaggaaatggaTAATTACGATTCAGGGACGATGACGTTGACATTGTAAGCGCCCTCCTCCACGAGCGCATTGACCAGAAAAGAGAGCCCGGGGGATTCAATCCCATCGCTATTGGTGACAAAAATCACGGGCTTCGAGCTATCCTCGTCCTCCGAGGGCAAGGGGAGGGCGGAATCGTCGTCGGCCTTGGACGAAACGGCGTCGTCTTCGCCCGGCTTGCGATTCGCGAGAGCTTGCTGGAGATTGGAAACGAGGCCGGGAGGGAGGAGGTTGTTCATTTTCGGAGTGAAATAGGGGGGAAAGAGAAAAAGGAAGTGGAATCTGACTGGAAATTGTGATGATGAGGAGATGGTAAAAGAGGGGTGGATTAGTGAATGGGGGGATTTGGAAAATCAAAGCTACTGTAGAGAGAAAGGGAGAGGGGCTATTTTATGAGGTAAGgttgggagagagagagagagggcgcGATTCAACCGGTGGTAATTTGGGgagttttagagagagaaaggggaaACTGAGGGCTGCCATTGGCGCGTGGTGAGCAATCGCTTGAGCTTGTAGTTGGGATTTTAATTACCGgtgattttattttgatattttcctATGTctgttttaaataatttattcaattataatttttcCAAGTTCTATTATGCGATAAAGAGTCTATAAATTAAAGTGTGCTGATTTTTtacatattaaaacaaaaaactaaaatatttttaaggGTTGTGAGAATTCTTAGTGTACGGTTTATTTCGTACAACAATAAATGAGATATCGAAATACTATATATGTCTAAAGGGAACAAAATCATGTTATGTGGGCACAAAAATGTACGTTTGAGATTCAATAGACTATTAACTACTCTCTTAAATGCCGCAGATTATACATTCAATTACTTATTTGTTGAAGTAAATAAATAACATAAAGGAAAACGACCATTTAAATAGAGTATAAATCACTACACATTAATATTAATTCACAAACTACTATTCATAACTACATGATAACATAGTATATTTATTTAGCATGTGTAAGTTTCATTCCGTATTATGTAACGCTCAAAAAATTGTGAAGAGTACATGACATAAACATTGCAAGTTGTAACCGTCAAAATAAGACTAAAAAACTATAtgttagtaaaaaaattaatatagtagtacttgTTTTTCCCCGGGCATTTTATTTTAGTATACTTCCTCCGCCCACCCACGAAAAAATAAGGtatatttactatttttagttgtccacgaaaaataggacacgttcaaaaaaagaaaatttttaacaaattctctcttactttttttcttctattttactAATAACATGGACCCTACATTCTACCAACActacttctcttttactttttttcttctctcttactttaccaattctacgttaaaacccgtgtcattcacaaagtgtcatatttttcgtggacagagggagtataaaattaaaaaaatattaccctctaaataaaataataagaaaacaATTTGTTTAAATTTGACTGTGGCGTCCCGGTGGGTCCCATCTCCCGAATCTCTAGTGAACAAAACTTTTTGACTGGAGCGTGAATGACCGCTAAAGACAGCGCGTGAGGTCGTCGTAGGATGATTATACGGCACACCACGTGGCGGAGACCCATTAGGTGTCTATTTCCATGATGTTTTTTGTTGTGATATTTAtataagagtaaaggccaaaattggtcctgaacatatgatcattttatcattttggtcctaaacattatcttttgaattttttggtcctgaacatttcaaatcggatcacaattggtcctccgttaataattccgttaatatttaacagtcaacgattttaatcacaattttgaccaacttaaaccatttttaattatttaatcatcaaaaatatttttttaaataatatcatagtaaataatttgattatttaaaaattgtttaagttgtaataaataatttatgattttttgatgataaacacaattttgaccaacttaaataatttttaattatttaatcatcaaaattattatttttaaataaaatcataaataatttaattatttaaaaattgtttaagttgtaataaataatttatgattttttatgataaacacaattttgaccaacttaaacaatttttaattatttaatcatcaaaattattttttgaaataaaatcataaataattttgttatttaaaaattgtttaagttggaataaataatttaattatttaaatattatttaattatttctaataaataatttatgattttattttaaaaaataattttgatgattaaataattaaaaattgtttaagttggtcaaaattgtgattaaaatcgttgaccgttaaatattaacagaattgttgacggaggaccaattgtgatccgatttgaaatgtccaggaccaaaaaattcaaaagataaagtttaggaccaaaatgataaaaggagcatatgttcaggaccaattttggcctttactctttatATAATCATCAATCAATATGCCAATTTTGATCTTAATCAAATGCTACTAATATACTGCTAGTGGATGTTTAGTGAATTTagaaatattatactccctccgtccaattaggagtcactctttgaccgggcacgggttttaagaaaatatttgaaTGTGTAGTGTAATAAATAGAGTTaggtagtgaaatgtgagacctcTTTGACTTTTTATGTAATAAGGCTATTCTTGatgtccaaatatggtaagTAGGAAGAGTTACTTTTAATGAGGGACGACCTGAAATGAAAAAGAGTGActttaatcggggacggagggagtatactaAATAGTACGGGTATGTCACTTTTTGTAACACATAATAATGATTTGGTTCTTAATTTCACAAAGTAAAAGGTTGTTTTGCTTCCCTCCCCTAAATGATTCTTGACTTTGACTAATTAAATGTAATCGAGATTGGTTTTTAATTATGCTCATCTTTTGAAAGAGTGTATATGTacgttaatattttttatataa from Salvia splendens isolate huo1 chromosome 15, SspV2, whole genome shotgun sequence encodes the following:
- the LOC121767157 gene encoding 5'-nucleotidase SurE-like, which codes for MNNLLPPGLVSNLQQALANRKPGEDDAVSSKADDDSALPLPSEDEDSSKPVIFVTNSDGIESPGLSFLVNALVEEGAYNVNVIVPESDKSTSGHSVSLKETIEVASVQVKGATAYEISGTPVDCVSLALSGALFSWTKPLLVVSGISKGSSFGHHMYYSSVVAGAREALVYGVPAISISLNWQKDVSQESDFKDAVTVCLPIIKAAMRDIENGVFPKGFSLDLELPTSPSANKGVKVTKRSHWRSNLNWQAISNTRAQAVARFTGAQPPMGLNIAQLSRDASAAGAARRLTTQKKDIEVVESVGVSPKAHFKKTVKYFRAEMLPKDNKEDGEDLDFKAVENGFVSLTPSYASVDSEADDAALNWIKSAVLEGQ